The DNA window gataaaataatcattttaaaaataatttgaaataaagttgaagttaaaagtttacatacaccttgcagaatctgcaaaacgttaattactttacaaaaataagagggatcatacaaaatgtatgttattttaaacatagtactgatctgaataagatatttcacataaaagacgtttacatatattccaaaggcgaaaataatagttgaatttttataaaaatttataaaaaaaatgtttgctgatagttgttcatgagtcccttgtttgtcctgaacagttaaaactgcctgctgttctttaaaaaaatccttcaggtcccacaaattatttgatttttcatcatttttgtgtatttgaactcttttcaacaatgactgtatgattttgagatgcatcttttcaaactgaggacagcTAAAggcctcatatgcaactattacagaaggttcaaacactcaatgatgcAACAAAAGGAAAGaagatacattaagagccaggggtgtaaacttttgaacagaatgaagatgtttttcattattactgcccttcagaagctacagaagatagttaaatgttccccagaagtcaaaataagttaaatttaccctgatcttcaaaattcaaaagttttaaccccctggctcttaatgaataattttttccttctaaagcatcagtgagtgtttgaaccttctgcaatagctgcatatgagtgcctcagttgtcctcagtgtgaaaagatggacctcaaaattatacagtaattTTTAGGAAGAGTTcgaatgcacaaaaatgctgaaaaaccaaagaatttgtggaaatttctgaagaacagcgggcagttgaactgttcaggacaaacaagtgactcatgaacaactatcactaaacaaaaaaacagctgtggatcattaaggtaagaacatagtattaagaatcaagtgtatgaaaacttttgaacagtgtcatttttacaaattcaactatcaATTTCTCTTGtgaattatatgtaaacatcttttatgtgaaatatcttattcaggtcagtgctaaataaaaaataacatgcattttgtatgatctctcctattttggtcaaataattagcattttgcagattctgcaaggtgtatgtaaacttttaaccttaaccgtaaacatatatttaataaatgtaacatTTACCATGTACCTGACAGAAATAATAATAGgtaattgattattattatatattatttgtatgtatgtatgtatgtatgtatgtatatattattatatatatattattttaaatggcTTAAGGTAAATGCAGACCAAAGTTAAAAGGCTGTCAACACgtttacaggaaaaaaaaagaataagaacAGAAGAAATAATTATCTTTAGTACTATCTCACAAAAAAACTAAGAATAACCATGGTAATTTGATATATACCAACTATATACTTGTTTATATACTATGTTTACTTCAAGAAATAcgtttttgaaaatgtattttaaacgAGCACATTTTAAAACTGTATTACCTTGCTAACATGTCCCAAAAGAGTAGTAATTGGCAAATATGTTATGCTTTAATTGTACCTTCGTTGTTATTGAATCCTATTAAGATGTGTTTTCCCTTGTTTATGTATTCAGTACATTTACAAAGTTCAGAATGAACGTTTTTTTATGTTAGCATGTATTTTCAGTTGAGCGCTCTGATTGGTGAGATTACCTCGGTGACGTTGCAGACGTGCCTAGTCAGTCTGCGCATGCGCGACAGACATCTGTGAGAAATGTAAATAATAGGAACCGGGGGTCATTTGACTCGTTTATCGAGATGTACAGAGGAATAATCCTGTGTTTCCGCGGTCGGACCAGTTTAAATGTATTTCAGAGTGCAATGTGTTGTTTAATGCGTCGATACATGTCAAGCGTCAGTTCAGAGTATGATATAAAGAACTTCATTATAGACAATACAGAAATAGTGAGCGCCCAAAGTTTAACCCCAGAGATTTCTTTACGACTCTTCACCCCCACCTGCCGGTTCTGGACGGAGAAACCTGAATTATGGCCTTTCCCTGATCCATACTGGGCAATATATTGGCCCGGTGGACAAGCGCTGGCTAGGTAACAGTGTTCAATTAACAAAGCACTAATAATTATTAACGCTTGGGTACATTTTAGGCTAGTTACAATACGTTACGTTCATTTTACCTGcgttatttgttttttattaatgatCCAGCTCTGAGTGGACTGTTTTCTCAGGTATCTCTTAAATAACCCGGAGGTGTCTGAAGGCAGAAAGGTGCTGGATCTCGGCTGTGGTTGTGGAGCATCAGCCATCGCTGCCAAACTCACTGGAGCATCCCATGTTGTTGCCAATGACATTGATCCAAGTAAGACTTGTGTTCCTGCTGCACCTCATACCTGAAATAAGAACTATTGTGATTTGTGAATTTCTTTATCAAAAAGTTTATCAAAAATTCTTAAAAGAAATCTAGTAGAATGTCCTTTTAAATCTGCAACCATttctacataattttttttttatatataatttattattgttaatttatttaatgtttttttaacaaaaattattGAAACAatccaataaagtgtatccattAAGTAAAAAgtacttaaaatattattattgttatttataatcttttttttcccttttgagtcattaatttatttatggtTACTCCATTGCCATTTTTATAAGAAGTTCTTTTTAAAAACCTTTACACAGTTATAATGGTTTGaagcagggttattatagttagcTGAAACTAAAACTATGAGTAAAACTAAAGCATCTTTATCAAAAAGTTTATCAAAAAATATTGAAAGAAATTTGGTGTAatgtcttttttaaaaaaatctgcaaatattcctacatttaaaataatgtttttttttcttttttctttttcaattaattttgtattaatttaatgtttttaacaataataattgatttattaattgatttaatAGAAGAAAAATCCTTTAAGGTGTATTCATTATATAAAAAGTactaatagtattattattatttagaaaccaaatttatttttttgagtcataaattgcagtttaaaaaaaaaaaaattatggtacTCCATTGCCAATTTATAAGTTCTTCTTTTTAATAATAACCTTAACACAGTTATAATGGTCTAaagcagggttattatagttaactgaaACTAGTAAACTATGAGTAAAACTAAAGCATCTTTATCAAAAGTTTTATCAAaagaaatcttaaaaataaatattaaaagaaatctagtaaaatgtttttaaattcggCAACCATtcctacatttaaaataataataataataataataataataataataataattaaaaaaaaaaatatatatatatatatttttttttttttatgaataattatttatttaatgtttttaactaaaataattaATGGAACAAAAAATCCATTCTTTGAGTAAAagtgtttattatttataaaatcttttttttttttgagtcatgaatttcaattaaaaaaatctaaatattcataAAACAACACCAATGAATGCAACAAGAAATGTAATATTAtcttaatgatactaaaataataaaataaaataaaataaaatattaaaagtgctttgtttttttctttattccaGTTGCTGCTGTTGCCACAAAAATGAACTGTGAACTGAACAATCTGGACCCTTTACCTTGTGTAACAGACAACATAATCGGCTCAAAGCCTGATGACTGGGACCTCATTCTTCTTGGAGACATGTTCTATGATGAAGATTTGGCTGATCATCTGCATAAGTGGCTCCAGACATGCATAACCACACATGGAACACAAGTGCTTATTGGTGACCCAGGACGGGCTCAATTTGAAAGCCATGACATCAGAAAATTATTACATAAACTGGCTCACTTTGAGCTGCCTGACTCAGTCAAAGAGGAAAACTACGGACTAACAAATAGTACAGTGTGGTGCTACAACTACAAACCTGGTCTATAAGGTCTGATCTATACTCAGCtgtaataaatgtttgtttttttgagcagcaaatcagaatattaaagtgagttttgaaggatcatgtgactggagtaacgatgctaaaaattcagctttgaaatcacgggaataaattaaattttaaaatatattaaaatagaaaacagttattttaaatagtaaaaaaaatccaaaattggatcaaataaatgcaggcttggtgagcagatgtttaaaaaacatactgttgactggtagtgtatatatgtatataactgAACTGATGAAAGCAAGTAGCAGACTACTGTTACTTCacacatgtatttttatttattatgttatagTACAGCTGAAATGTT is part of the Garra rufa chromosome 25, GarRuf1.0, whole genome shotgun sequence genome and encodes:
- the etfbkmt gene encoding electron transfer flavoprotein beta subunit lysine methyltransferase codes for the protein MYRGIILCFRGRTSLNVFQSAMCCLMRRYMSSVSSEYDIKNFIIDNTEIVSAQSLTPEISLRLFTPTCRFWTEKPELWPFPDPYWAIYWPGGQALARYLLNNPEVSEGRKVLDLGCGCGASAIAAKLTGASHVVANDIDPIAAVATKMNCELNNLDPLPCVTDNIIGSKPDDWDLILLGDMFYDEDLADHLHKWLQTCITTHGTQVLIGDPGRAQFESHDIRKLLHKLAHFELPDSVKEENYGLTNSTVWCYNYKPGL